One region of Chlamydia psittaci 6BC genomic DNA includes:
- a CDS encoding DUF1548 domain-containing protein, with product MSVFLNPSNSQPTPSYPPPLSCCQHITTCIKEASYCSLFSTIFSKIVSTWGGENLESFLGYLTIALACLTSALISLILYVLLIPVKLVVAVITLPCCRKTQRTSLLPETPKVVIPLTETQEAFVEEVKQSILQNLTNEFEMNTSEDILSLVPIPSPFLTSLETASCERISCNYKKLIRLINNLNCWDAGWGNIMNYLTVELSEDPSHPDAQTFPIIMHHLILALEDRDISTEKKCAALNEISSYANMCRPTWGETIFRSINHLYNTRNSGRDQILLWLQMFKEHLLTQQQLIAHEEEWHQINGLKHIYGKQLGLTTHHLNQNLAGLTLRQTSTLPQNIEKYRALKNSFEQAYATSYSQLVSYLHNAFVTSTPEIQAHIHNYLLDIVARTINLSETTAHIDVVIDCFYDENYELKPEGIIYLLYVMDIIVPKRT from the coding sequence ATGAGCGTGTTCCTTAACCCAAGCAACTCACAGCCAACGCCATCTTATCCTCCTCCTCTCTCGTGCTGCCAACATATCACCACTTGCATAAAAGAGGCGAGCTACTGTTCCTTATTTTCAACTATCTTTTCAAAAATAGTCTCTACCTGGGGTGGCGAAAACTTAGAATCTTTCTTAGGTTACCTCACCATTGCTCTAGCATGCCTTACCTCTGCTCTTATTTCTCTCATACTTTACGTTCTCCTTATTCCAGTTAAATTAGTAGTTGCTGTAATAACTCTTCCCTGCTGTCGAAAGACCCAAAGAACCTCTTTACTTCCCGAAACTCCAAAGGTCGTTATCCCCTTAACGGAAACCCAAGAGGCCTTCGTTGAAGAGGTAAAACAATCCATTCTCCAAAATCTAACTAATGAATTTGAAATGAATACATCAGAGGATATCTTATCCCTAGTTCCTATTCCTTCGCCATTTTTGACTTCATTAGAGACAGCATCCTGTGAAAGAATTTCGTGTAACTACAAAAAGTTAATAAGACTGATTAATAACTTGAATTGCTGGGATGCTGGTTGGGGAAATATCATGAATTATCTTACTGTTGAACTATCCGAAGATCCTTCTCATCCCGATGCTCAAACATTTCCGATCATCATGCACCACCTCATTCTAGCTCTAGAAGATCGCGATATTTCTACAGAAAAAAAATGCGCTGCTCTTAATGAAATCTCTTCGTATGCAAATATGTGCCGACCTACTTGGGGTGAAACAATTTTCAGGTCGATAAATCATCTTTATAATACAAGAAATTCAGGAAGAGACCAGATACTCTTGTGGCTACAAATGTTTAAAGAGCACTTGCTCACACAACAACAACTCATTGCACATGAAGAGGAATGGCATCAAATTAATGGCTTAAAACATATCTATGGGAAACAACTTGGCTTGACTACTCATCATCTAAATCAAAATCTTGCTGGTCTGACCCTAAGACAAACCTCGACGCTTCCTCAGAATATAGAAAAATACAGAGCTCTTAAAAATAGTTTCGAACAAGCCTATGCAACATCTTATTCTCAACTCGTGTCCTATCTGCACAATGCATTTGTAACATCAACACCAGAAATACAAGCTCATATTCATAACTACCTACTGGATATAGTCGCCAGAACTATCAATCTTTCTGAAACAACAGCACACATTGATGTCGTAATTGATTGTTTCTACGATGAAAATTATGAACTCAAGCCCGAAGGAATAATCTACCTACTCTATGTCATGGACATCATAGTTCCTAAGCGTACCTAA
- a CDS encoding Rne/Rng family ribonuclease codes for MENDILLNIESKEIRYAHLKNGQLFDLIIERKKIRQLKGNIYRGRVTNILRNIQSAFINIDERENGFIHISDVLENSKKFEQMFDMDFDVLNKEDNEKPEAPIEELLKLDSPVLVQVVKEPIGTKGARLTSNISIPGRYLVLLPNSPHRGVSRKIEDPHMRDQLKQLIRSFEMPQDMGLICRTASVLASTDALINEAHDLLATWKGILEKFHSTDQPCLLYEETDILKKAVITCIDKNYKRLLIDDYSTYQKCKRMLKKYSPNSSVKIEYYRDSIPMFERFNIEKEIDKATKRKIWLSSGGYLFFDKTEAMHTIDVNSGRSTQLESGVEETLVQINLEAAEEIARQLRLRNVGGLVIIDFIDMKSRKNQRRVLERLKEHMKYDAARCTILSMSEFGLVEMTRQRNRESLMQTLFTTCPYCSGNAIIKTPESVVIEIERDLKKVINHKEHTHLCLVVHPEIASFMKQEQDDDELIRLAKHLKAKLQINTSDSLHLNHYQFFSLVTGESIEL; via the coding sequence ATGGAAAACGACATCTTATTAAATATAGAGTCCAAAGAAATTCGCTACGCCCATCTCAAAAACGGCCAGCTTTTTGACCTCATCATTGAAAGAAAAAAAATTCGCCAACTCAAGGGCAACATCTATCGAGGTCGCGTAACTAATATCTTGAGAAACATCCAATCCGCATTCATCAATATTGATGAAAGAGAAAACGGCTTCATTCACATTTCAGACGTGTTAGAAAACTCTAAGAAGTTCGAACAAATGTTTGACATGGATTTCGATGTTCTCAACAAAGAAGACAATGAAAAACCGGAAGCTCCTATAGAAGAGTTATTGAAATTAGACAGCCCTGTACTCGTTCAAGTAGTTAAAGAACCTATAGGCACTAAAGGGGCACGTCTCACCTCCAACATTTCTATTCCCGGGCGTTATTTAGTTTTACTTCCTAACTCTCCTCATCGTGGTGTATCTAGAAAAATAGAAGATCCGCATATGAGGGATCAATTGAAACAGCTAATCCGCTCCTTTGAAATGCCTCAGGATATGGGTTTAATTTGTCGAACTGCTAGTGTACTTGCTTCTACAGACGCTTTAATAAATGAGGCTCACGACTTACTTGCAACATGGAAAGGCATCCTAGAGAAATTCCATTCTACCGATCAGCCCTGTCTACTTTATGAAGAGACCGACATCTTAAAAAAAGCTGTTATCACCTGTATAGATAAGAATTATAAACGCTTATTGATAGATGATTACTCTACCTATCAAAAATGTAAGCGTATGCTCAAAAAATACTCCCCTAATTCTTCTGTAAAGATTGAATACTATCGTGATTCTATCCCTATGTTTGAACGTTTTAACATTGAAAAGGAGATAGATAAAGCAACAAAAAGAAAAATCTGGCTTTCAAGCGGTGGTTATCTATTTTTCGATAAAACAGAAGCCATGCATACAATTGATGTAAATTCAGGTAGAAGCACACAATTAGAAAGTGGCGTTGAAGAAACCCTGGTTCAAATCAACCTAGAGGCTGCTGAGGAAATTGCTAGACAACTCCGCTTACGTAATGTTGGAGGCTTGGTAATTATTGATTTCATAGATATGAAGTCGCGTAAAAACCAGCGTCGTGTTTTAGAACGTTTAAAAGAACACATGAAATACGATGCTGCTCGCTGTACTATTTTGAGTATGAGTGAATTCGGTCTTGTTGAGATGACCCGTCAGAGAAATCGCGAATCTTTAATGCAGACACTATTCACTACGTGTCCTTACTGTAGTGGTAATGCGATTATCAAGACCCCAGAAAGCGTGGTGATTGAAATTGAGCGAGATCTCAAAAAAGTCATCAATCATAAGGAGCACACACACTTGTGTTTAGTGGTTCATCCTGAAATTGCTAGTTTTATGAAACAAGAACAAGACGATGATGAACTCATCCGATTGGCCAAACATTTAAAAGCTAAATTACAAATCAATACCTCAGACTCGCTTCACCTCAACCACTACCAATTCTTTTCATTAGTTACGGGAGAGAGTATTGAGTTATAG
- a CDS encoding 1-acyl-sn-glycerol-3-phosphate acyltransferase, protein MHFSTYLLEAFGNQSLPESLYQKFQIYHQNYIDAATRKCSLEKAEELCLQWLKIVIEDLKDPFIFPPYHKKIRSPVDLFDFGKQFFSVLVDDEHSKIHNLHHLDHIQEFINRKDNVILLANHQTECDPQLMYYGLGKTHPELLENMIFVAGDRVTSDPLARPFSMGCDLLCIYSKRHINSPPEQKEEKLHHNQKSMKTLKTLLHEGGKFIYVAPAGGRDRKTQDNLLYPAEFQPESVEMFRLLTKASGRPAHFYPFALKTYDILPPPPTIEDTIGEYRAIFFAPIRFSFGEEILLDNLCSDDELNGSDKHSQRVLRSKKAFSILTQLYEEL, encoded by the coding sequence ATGCATTTTTCTACCTATTTATTAGAAGCCTTTGGCAACCAATCCTTACCTGAATCCTTGTATCAGAAGTTTCAGATTTACCATCAAAACTATATCGATGCAGCGACAAGGAAATGTTCCTTAGAAAAAGCAGAGGAATTGTGTTTACAATGGCTAAAAATTGTCATTGAAGATCTCAAAGATCCTTTTATTTTCCCTCCATACCATAAGAAAATTCGTTCACCGGTAGACTTATTTGATTTCGGCAAACAATTTTTTTCAGTACTTGTAGATGATGAGCATTCTAAAATTCACAACCTTCATCATTTAGATCACATTCAAGAATTCATCAATCGTAAAGATAACGTAATTTTGCTTGCCAATCACCAAACAGAATGCGACCCCCAACTGATGTATTATGGCTTAGGGAAGACCCATCCTGAGCTTCTCGAGAATATGATTTTTGTAGCAGGAGATCGTGTAACTTCCGATCCTTTAGCACGTCCTTTTAGCATGGGCTGCGATTTATTATGCATTTACTCCAAACGCCACATCAATAGTCCTCCAGAACAAAAAGAAGAGAAACTTCATCATAACCAGAAAAGCATGAAAACGTTGAAAACTCTACTCCATGAAGGAGGCAAGTTTATTTATGTAGCCCCTGCAGGAGGTAGAGATAGGAAAACGCAAGACAATCTTCTTTATCCTGCAGAATTTCAACCTGAAAGTGTAGAGATGTTTCGCTTGCTCACCAAGGCATCAGGGAGACCTGCTCATTTCTATCCATTTGCATTAAAAACCTATGACATTCTTCCTCCTCCACCAACAATAGAAGACACTATTGGAGAATACAGAGCAATTTTCTTTGCTCCGATTCGTTTTAGCTTTGGTGAAGAGATTTTATTAGACAATTTATGCTCTGATGACGAACTTAACGGAAGTGATAAGCATAGCCAACGAGTATTGAGATCAAAAAAGGCTTTTTCTATTCTGACACAGCTGTACGAGGAGTTATAA
- the pmp18D gene encoding polymorphic outer membrane protein Pmp18D has protein sequence MIAKKVSRFQKSTFSHSVVLAILVSTGMVTNNYRLYGYEPASEVILDTLSMPKAQLEAPSAGIFRKEKSHAQEPKKEETDVERSLLDNTSTCVYKVLVAEDEQRQHLENASTIFQTVNVLSWENLDARSTNAEAEKEKTYPQYDVKDSQQGLAFCYKNAPEHLVDENTPGFLGIALKGTGMKSGLSFTNLKSTAAGAAVYSDEDVVFESLKEKLVFDGCESQAGGGAVSGRSIAIHGCHDVTIANSTTDVDFTSAPAEITDFSIGGGAFNANQGRPVHKSRCSSGDVVFLENKGSFLLNENHADKANGGAVACGNFVCSINHADIQYLGNYALSGGAVSSSKSMDFCGNLGSIEFLNNQALAVAESSQFLGGGALASGERISFLNNHGVLCSKNSSKCRGGALLSRNVRIVENVGSSLFKENSAEVTGGAISSQHQVEIGQNFGDVAFEGNTSKFGGGAIYCLLPEQPSTDAKEPLIGSGDIKIVDNTGGVRFEGNENLLESQEIHNSLGGGALYGSNVLISGNIGEIIFSKNKAGQCASSSTHIGGGAIFANEMVTLSGNSGAITFSCNKGCILPSTLSSTASESSEESSASNAPIESSKPENLGVRGGGAIFAKSISIEDNSASVSFFENSMEISDNKAQKENPLGGGALFGFDAVGLKNNVDLSFSNNRVFGENSSGGAILSKDVAIAHNGKVQFIRNCAKFLGGAVCALGDTLSIEKNASTVSFVGNRTITAGGALASASGVSISKNLGKVEFKDNFVFGDPYVEDLEEGQINSEGHHSGGGAIFAKTSVVIRENDSKVLFSGNSAGCFGGAILTGSLTSTESQERFASKVESDNTKVEIIENIGDVIFSGNSTTASKHPEHNLFGGGAIHTQDLIIKKNQGSVAFYNNYAPTGGAVRISEKGIVVLEALGGDIVFQGNRNSEDISNGLYFSGKESKLVEVSATGENSVVFADAIVFEDLTLRKGAKDHEDALNDPTLIFNSKAKDDSGIPHTGNIRFSHATSKIPQVALLESGTLVLSNKAQLWLCGLKQERGSEILLSAGTVLRIFDPNAKPAEKIESPTSKVYYSAYDPVKNPGKKTLADINSIGIDLASFVSSDDETPLPPQIIVPQGMTIGSGSLDLNLLDSAGAGYENHALLRKETDITLLSFKSASSISDTPDLDKALEELRVKVSVPTITEDTYGHMGTWSDPQVVNGKLMINWKPTSYKLNPEKSGSIVLNSLWGHYGDLRSLKQQQLAHNITAQRMELDFSTNIWGAGMGTFTNCATIGKVDGFTHRAGGYAVGLDTQLIEDFLIGGSFAQFFGYTASQAYSSRSDQSGYLGSGYLGIFAGSWLFKGMLIYSDIHNDLNTKYPKPNLGESKGSWNSRGILADAHVDYRYIVNSRRLISSIVSAVVPFVEAEYVYVDFPKFTEVGSEARTFGEGHLQNVAIPFGVTLEHNYSRGQRSEVNSFSFSYAIDVYRQEPTVLINLPEASYSWDGVGSNLSRKSIKAQFSNDTEWNSYFSTFLGFTYEWREHTIAYDLNCGMRLIF, from the coding sequence ATGATCGCAAAAAAGGTATCAAGGTTTCAAAAATCTACATTTTCCCATTCCGTAGTTTTAGCCATATTAGTTTCTACGGGGATGGTCACCAATAATTACAGATTATATGGTTATGAACCAGCTTCAGAGGTGATTCTTGATACACTTTCTATGCCCAAAGCTCAGTTAGAAGCGCCTTCTGCAGGTATTTTTAGGAAAGAAAAATCCCATGCGCAAGAACCTAAAAAAGAAGAAACGGATGTAGAGCGTTCTCTTTTAGATAATACATCCACGTGTGTTTACAAAGTTTTGGTTGCAGAGGATGAACAGAGACAACATTTAGAAAATGCGAGCACCATATTTCAAACAGTAAATGTTTTATCTTGGGAAAATTTAGATGCCAGATCTACAAATGCTGAGGCTGAGAAAGAGAAAACCTATCCACAATACGATGTAAAGGACTCTCAGCAGGGATTAGCATTTTGCTATAAAAATGCACCAGAGCATCTTGTAGATGAAAATACCCCTGGATTCTTAGGCATAGCTCTCAAGGGAACAGGGATGAAGTCGGGCCTATCTTTTACTAACTTAAAATCTACAGCTGCAGGAGCTGCTGTTTATTCTGATGAAGATGTTGTTTTTGAGAGCCTTAAGGAAAAACTCGTTTTTGATGGTTGTGAGTCTCAAGCAGGTGGTGGGGCCGTTTCTGGGCGTAGTATCGCTATACATGGCTGTCATGATGTTACTATAGCGAATTCCACAACAGATGTAGATTTTACATCTGCTCCTGCAGAGATTACCGATTTTTCTATAGGGGGCGGTGCTTTTAACGCTAATCAAGGACGTCCAGTTCATAAGTCTCGGTGTTCTAGTGGAGACGTTGTATTTTTAGAGAATAAGGGATCTTTTCTCTTAAATGAGAATCATGCGGACAAGGCCAACGGTGGGGCTGTAGCTTGTGGAAATTTTGTTTGTTCTATAAACCATGCGGATATCCAGTACCTTGGTAACTATGCTTTATCTGGAGGTGCTGTATCTTCTTCAAAATCTATGGATTTTTGCGGAAATTTAGGATCCATAGAGTTTCTAAATAATCAGGCCTTGGCTGTTGCTGAAAGCTCTCAGTTTTTAGGAGGAGGAGCTTTAGCTTCTGGAGAGAGAATTAGTTTCTTAAATAATCATGGAGTGCTTTGTTCTAAAAACAGTTCGAAGTGCCGTGGAGGAGCTCTTTTATCTAGAAACGTAAGAATAGTAGAGAACGTTGGAAGTTCTTTGTTTAAGGAAAATTCAGCCGAAGTAACTGGTGGTGCTATTAGTTCTCAGCATCAAGTAGAAATCGGTCAAAATTTTGGGGACGTTGCCTTTGAGGGGAATACCTCTAAGTTCGGCGGCGGTGCGATTTATTGTTTGCTTCCTGAGCAACCTTCTACAGATGCTAAAGAGCCCTTGATTGGATCTGGTGATATTAAAATAGTGGATAATACTGGAGGGGTTCGCTTCGAAGGTAATGAGAACCTTTTAGAGTCTCAAGAGATCCATAATTCTCTTGGTGGTGGGGCTCTTTACGGATCCAATGTGTTGATTTCTGGAAATATCGGAGAGATTATTTTTTCTAAGAATAAAGCTGGTCAATGTGCATCCTCCAGTACGCACATTGGTGGAGGAGCGATTTTTGCTAATGAGATGGTTACACTTTCCGGGAACTCAGGAGCAATAACCTTCTCTTGCAATAAAGGATGCATTCTTCCTTCCACTTTATCTTCCACAGCTTCCGAATCTTCCGAAGAATCGAGTGCATCGAATGCTCCTATAGAATCTTCTAAACCAGAAAATTTAGGGGTCCGTGGTGGAGGAGCGATTTTTGCTAAGAGTATAAGTATAGAAGATAACTCTGCATCTGTATCTTTCTTTGAAAACTCTATGGAAATTAGCGATAACAAAGCTCAAAAAGAAAATCCTTTAGGAGGAGGAGCTTTGTTTGGGTTTGATGCTGTTGGTTTGAAAAATAACGTAGACCTTTCTTTTAGCAATAACCGAGTTTTTGGAGAAAATAGTAGTGGAGGAGCTATTCTATCTAAAGACGTTGCCATTGCTCACAACGGGAAAGTACAGTTTATCCGTAACTGTGCGAAATTTCTCGGCGGTGCTGTTTGTGCTTTAGGGGATACATTAAGTATTGAGAAGAACGCATCTACAGTATCTTTTGTTGGCAATAGAACAATTACTGCTGGTGGAGCACTGGCTAGTGCCTCAGGCGTATCCATTTCTAAAAACTTAGGGAAAGTAGAGTTTAAGGATAACTTTGTTTTTGGAGATCCTTATGTTGAAGATCTTGAAGAAGGACAGATCAATTCAGAAGGTCATCATAGCGGAGGAGGAGCGATTTTTGCTAAGACATCCGTAGTGATTCGAGAAAATGACAGTAAGGTGTTGTTCTCAGGGAATTCTGCAGGATGTTTTGGTGGGGCAATTTTAACAGGTTCATTAACTTCAACTGAATCTCAAGAGCGTTTTGCTTCTAAAGTAGAGAGCGATAATACAAAAGTCGAGATTATCGAGAATATCGGAGATGTGATTTTTTCAGGGAATAGTACTACGGCTTCCAAACACCCTGAGCATAATTTATTTGGCGGTGGTGCCATTCACACTCAAGATCTGATCATTAAAAAAAATCAAGGTTCCGTAGCTTTTTATAATAACTATGCTCCTACAGGTGGGGCTGTTCGTATTAGTGAAAAAGGCATCGTGGTTTTAGAGGCTTTAGGAGGGGATATAGTTTTCCAAGGCAATAGGAATTCTGAAGATATCTCTAATGGGCTGTACTTCTCAGGAAAAGAGTCAAAATTAGTTGAGGTTTCTGCTACTGGAGAGAATTCCGTAGTTTTTGCCGATGCTATTGTTTTTGAAGATTTGACTTTAAGAAAAGGCGCAAAAGATCATGAGGATGCATTAAATGATCCTACGTTGATATTTAATTCTAAAGCTAAAGATGATTCGGGAATTCCTCATACTGGAAATATTCGTTTTTCTCATGCAACCTCTAAAATCCCTCAGGTCGCTTTGTTAGAATCAGGAACACTGGTCTTATCTAATAAAGCTCAGTTATGGCTGTGCGGCTTAAAACAAGAAAGAGGTAGTGAGATCTTACTTTCCGCAGGAACAGTTTTGCGTATTTTTGATCCGAATGCAAAACCTGCTGAGAAGATAGAAAGCCCTACATCTAAAGTTTATTATAGTGCTTACGATCCTGTTAAGAATCCTGGAAAAAAGACTTTGGCAGATATCAATTCTATTGGAATTGACCTAGCTTCATTTGTTTCTAGTGATGACGAGACTCCTTTACCTCCTCAGATTATTGTCCCTCAGGGCATGACAATTGGTTCAGGATCTCTAGATTTAAATCTCTTAGATTCAGCAGGCGCAGGTTATGAAAACCATGCTTTACTACGTAAAGAAACGGATATTACTTTACTTTCGTTTAAGAGCGCTTCCTCGATATCCGATACTCCTGATTTGGATAAGGCTTTAGAAGAATTACGTGTTAAAGTTTCTGTTCCAACCATAACAGAAGACACTTATGGACATATGGGAACGTGGTCTGATCCACAAGTAGTTAATGGAAAATTAATGATCAATTGGAAGCCTACGAGTTATAAGTTAAATCCTGAGAAGAGTGGGTCTATAGTATTGAATTCCTTATGGGGACATTACGGAGACTTACGATCTTTAAAACAACAACAGTTGGCTCACAACATTACTGCACAAAGAATGGAGTTGGATTTCTCAACGAATATCTGGGGAGCTGGGATGGGAACTTTTACTAATTGTGCAACAATTGGTAAGGTGGACGGCTTTACTCACCGTGCTGGTGGCTATGCTGTAGGATTGGATACACAATTAATAGAGGATTTTTTAATTGGAGGAAGCTTTGCGCAATTCTTCGGTTATACCGCTAGTCAAGCTTATTCGTCACGTAGTGATCAAAGTGGTTATTTAGGTTCAGGATATTTGGGTATCTTTGCTGGGTCGTGGTTATTTAAAGGTATGTTGATTTATAGTGACATTCATAACGACTTAAACACGAAATATCCTAAGCCAAATTTAGGTGAATCCAAAGGGTCTTGGAATAGTCGCGGTATCTTGGCAGATGCTCACGTAGATTATCGTTATATTGTAAATTCACGTAGGTTGATTTCTTCTATTGTTTCTGCAGTTGTGCCTTTCGTGGAAGCTGAATACGTCTATGTGGATTTTCCTAAATTTACAGAGGTAGGTAGTGAGGCAAGAACATTTGGTGAAGGACATTTACAAAATGTAGCCATTCCCTTTGGTGTCACCTTAGAACATAACTATTCTCGAGGGCAGCGTTCAGAGGTTAATAGCTTTAGTTTCTCTTATGCTATTGATGTCTACCGTCAGGAACCTACTGTTCTTATTAACTTGCCAGAAGCTTCTTATTCATGGGATGGCGTCGGTTCTAATCTTTCTAGAAAGTCCATAAAAGCTCAGTTTAGTAATGATACCGAGTGGAATTCTTATTTCAGTACTTTCTTAGGATTTACCTATGAATGGAGAGAGCATACTATAGCCTATGATTTGAATTGTGGTATGCGTCTGATATTCTAA
- the plsX gene encoding phosphate acyltransferase PlsX, with amino-acid sequence MNVQIGIDLMGGDHSPLVIWEVLIDVLNSRASNSHISFTAFASNEVKEQILSKNTYRGYPEVIASESFITMEDSPLSAIRKKSSSMALGLDYLKEGKIDAFISTGNTAALITLSRTKIPMFPTVRRPALLVRVPTLRGYAVILDVGANVSVNPEEMLGFARMGLAYKQCLGGTEHPTIGLLNIGSEERKGTEAHRLTFRLLRETFQQAFLGNIESGDVFSGRVDVVVSDGFTGNIFLKTAEGVFDFLSHILGDKLESDVKRQLDYTIYPGSMVCGLSKLVIKCHGKACGRSLFNGISGSIDLVRARVCERILSSLS; translated from the coding sequence ATGAACGTGCAAATTGGCATAGATCTGATGGGAGGAGACCACTCTCCTCTCGTTATTTGGGAAGTGCTAATCGATGTACTCAACTCTAGAGCTTCGAACTCGCACATTTCTTTTACTGCTTTTGCTTCTAATGAAGTGAAGGAGCAGATACTCAGTAAGAATACTTATAGGGGATATCCAGAGGTAATAGCTTCAGAAAGCTTTATCACTATGGAAGATTCTCCCTTGTCCGCTATTCGCAAAAAGTCTTCATCCATGGCTCTGGGTTTAGACTATCTCAAAGAGGGTAAGATAGACGCATTTATTTCTACAGGAAACACTGCGGCTTTGATTACCTTATCACGAACTAAAATTCCTATGTTCCCTACAGTTCGTCGTCCTGCTTTACTCGTTCGTGTTCCTACTCTGCGGGGATATGCAGTTATATTAGATGTCGGTGCTAATGTTTCTGTAAATCCTGAAGAGATGTTAGGTTTTGCTCGTATGGGTTTAGCCTACAAGCAATGTCTGGGAGGTACAGAGCATCCCACGATAGGTTTATTAAATATTGGTTCAGAAGAACGTAAAGGGACAGAAGCGCACAGACTGACATTTCGTTTATTGAGGGAAACATTTCAGCAGGCCTTTCTAGGCAACATTGAAAGCGGTGATGTCTTCAGTGGTCGTGTGGACGTTGTTGTTTCAGATGGGTTTACAGGAAACATCTTCCTGAAAACAGCAGAAGGCGTTTTTGATTTTCTCAGTCATATCTTAGGGGATAAATTAGAGTCTGATGTGAAACGTCAATTAGACTATACGATTTATCCAGGTTCCATGGTGTGTGGGCTATCTAAACTTGTCATAAAATGCCACGGGAAGGCTTGTGGCCGGTCTTTGTTTAACGGAATCTCTGGATCTATAGATTTGGTTCGAGCACGTGTCTGCGAGCGAATTTTATCTAGCCTTTCTTAG
- the rpmF gene encoding 50S ribosomal protein L32 → MAVPRNRHSNARKNIRRSHHAKQARHAAVCNNCKQAFLPHTVCTSCGFYNGKAVMTVEKK, encoded by the coding sequence ATGGCAGTACCACGCAATCGACATAGCAATGCACGAAAAAATATCCGAAGAAGTCATCATGCAAAACAAGCACGTCATGCGGCTGTCTGTAACAACTGCAAACAAGCTTTTCTTCCTCATACAGTCTGTACTTCTTGTGGTTTTTATAACGGGAAAGCCGTTATGACTGTAGAAAAGAAATAA